Within Oligoflexus sp., the genomic segment TGCCGAGCTGACGACCGATGGCCCGAACCTCATCCTTGAAGAGGTAACGGAAGGGCTCGCAGAGTTCGAGGTGCAGTTTTTCAGGCAGACCACCGACGTTGTGATGGCTCTTGATCACTTTCGCACCGGCGCCATGACCCGCGGATTCGATCACGTCCGGGTAAAGCGTTCCCTGGCCGAGATGCGTAAAGCCGCTCTGCGATTTGGCGAAGGTTTCGAAGACCTCGATGAATTTACGGCCGATGATTTTCCGCTTCTGCTCGGGATCACTGACCCCTTTCAAAGCCGCGTAAAATTCCTGGCTGCGATCCAGAGCTGTCAGGTGAACGCCCAATTTGGCAAATTCATTGACGACCCACTTGGCTTCATCCTTGCGCAGAAGACCATGATCCACAAAGATCGCATGGACCTGCTCATAACCGAGAGCGCGGGTCAGAAGCACAGCCGCGACTGTGGAATCAACGCCACCGGACACGGCCATCAGAACCTTGCCTTTGCCGACGTTTTCGCGGATTTTGGCGAGCGAGGATTCCATCATGCAGCCAGCATCCCAATTCAGGGGTGCCTTGCAGATATCACTGATGAACGCTTTCAGAAGGTCGGCGCCGTGTTCGGAATGCTGCACTTCCGGGTGGAATTGAAGACCGATCCACGGACGCTCCTTATGGGCCATCACAGCCACCACACCATCATCGGTGCGGCCGAGGACTTCAAAGACACCGCTGCTGTCTTCCACGTCATCGCCGTGGCTCATCCAGACGGTTTGCACCTGGGGGAGTTTTTTCAAGGACGCGGCATAAGCAGGAGCGCGATTCAATTCGAGTTTGAGCTGCGCCCGACCATATTCCCGCTGGGTCCCGCTGCGGAGTTTGCCGCCCGAAACGCCGGCCATCAGCTGCATGCCGTAGCAGATGCCGAGGACGGGTTTGGAACTGTTTTTCACCCAGTCCGGCATCGTACGTGCGCCTTCATCCGTCACCGTATCGGGACCGCCGGACAGGATGATGCCGTGGTAGTTGAAATCTTCAAGAGGCGTGGAGCGGGTGCCGTCGATGACTTCAGCATAAACGCCCAGTTCCCGCAGACGGCGGGTGATCAGGAGCGTGTACTGCGAACCGTAATCGAGAATCAGAATACCTTCATTGACAGGTCTTTGCATGCTGTGTTGCATCGGTGGCCTTCTTTCAATCAAGTTTATAGTTGGGCGCTTCACGCGTGATGTAAACGTCATGAACGTGACTTTCGCGCAGACCGGCTGAGGTGATCTGAACGAAATCGGCGCGCTGATGCAGATCTTCAATCGTCTTGGCGCCGCAGTAGCCCATGGCCGAACGGATGCCGCCGAGGAGCTGATAGATCGTATCCGAAAGTGTTCCACGGTAAGGAATACGGCCTTCGATACCTTCCGGCACCAGCTTGCCTTCCTCGACATCACCCTGGAAGTAACGGTCACGGCTGCCCTTGCGCATCGCGCCCAGGCTGCCCATGCCGCGATACTGCTTATAGCTCTTGCCTTGATAGATGATCAGCTCACCCGGTGCTTCATCGGTCCCTGCAAAGAGCGAACCGATCATCACAGTCTGCGCACCTCCTGCGAGGGCTTTCACGATGTCGCCGCTGAATTTGATGCCGCCATCGGCGATCACGGGAACTCCGAGACGCCGGCCTTCGGCAGCGCAATCCATAACGGCCGTGAATTGAGGAACACCGATCCCGGCCACGATACGGGTGGTACAGATACTGCCGGGGCCGATGCCCACTTTCACAGCGTCCGCACCCGCTTCCACGAGAGCGCGAACAGCAGCAGGAGTGGCGACGTTTCCGGCGATCAGATCGAAGCTATGGCCAGCGAATTTTTCACGCAGAGTCCGCACGGCGTTGATCACGCCCTGGGAATGACCATGCGCGGTATCCACGATGATGACATCGACACCCGCTTTGATCAAAGCCTCGGCGCGTTCCAGGTAGTCTCCACCGGCACCCACGGCGGCACCGACCAGAAGGCGACCCGAACTATCCTTGGACGCATTGGGGAAGGTCTTCGATTTAACGATATCCTTGACTGTGTACATGCCGATCAGAGTCTTATCGGCGTCCAGCACGGGCAATTTTTCAATGCGGTGCTTGTGCAGAATCTCGACCGCTTCATCGGGGGTCGTATTCTTGGTGCAGGTGATCACGTCCTGGGTCATCACCTCGCGCACGAGACGCTTGGGATTTCTTTCAAAACGCAGATCGCGGCCTGTGATGATACCCACGAGGCGACCGTTTTCGACTACCGGGAAACCCGAGAACTTCTCGCGCTTCATGATCAGGGTCACATCGCCGATCGTGGCATCCGGCGACACCGTCACAGGATCTTTGACGATGCCCGATTCACTTTTCTTGACGAGCCGCACTTCCTCGGCCTGGTCCACAGCGCTCAGGTTTTTATGGATAATCCCGATTCCACCGGCTTGCGCCATGATGATGGCAGCTTTGGCTTCGGTTACGGTATCCATGGCGGCGGAGACGAGGGGGATTTTGAGCTTAAGATGGCGCGTGAATTGTGTTTCGAGCTTGGCTTCGTGAGGGAGGATCTCGGAATGTTGCGGCACGAGCAGGACATCGTCGTAGGCTAAACCGATTTTGAAGGGTCGGCTTATATCAGTCATAGTGACCTTCCTTATGCTAGAGGGGTCCTTTATAGAGCTGTTCATATCTTCATATAGTTATCTTTGCCGTAGGCGGGTTTTCGATTTAAGGGCGGATACTAGCACCATCCAATTCGCAAGGGAAGAGCTGTTCCGAGGAAAAATTCGCTGAAAACGTCCGCGGGGTCGGGCCC encodes:
- the guaA gene encoding glutamine-hydrolyzing GMP synthase is translated as MQHSMQRPVNEGILILDYGSQYTLLITRRLRELGVYAEVIDGTRSTPLEDFNYHGIILSGGPDTVTDEGARTMPDWVKNSSKPVLGICYGMQLMAGVSGGKLRSGTQREYGRAQLKLELNRAPAYAASLKKLPQVQTVWMSHGDDVEDSSGVFEVLGRTDDGVVAVMAHKERPWIGLQFHPEVQHSEHGADLLKAFISDICKAPLNWDAGCMMESSLAKIRENVGKGKVLMAVSGGVDSTVAAVLLTRALGYEQVHAIFVDHGLLRKDEAKWVVNEFAKLGVHLTALDRSQEFYAALKGVSDPEQKRKIIGRKFIEVFETFAKSQSGFTHLGQGTLYPDVIESAGHGAGAKVIKSHHNVGGLPEKLHLELCEPFRYLFKDEVRAIGRQLGIPEQLVDRHPFPGPGLAVRILGEIEPESVRILQEADAIFIQKLREENLYHAVWQAFAVLLPVKSVGVMGDNRTYQKTCALRAVTASDGMTAGVGDLPISFLVRVSDEIVRKVNGINRVVYDVTTKPPATIEWE
- the guaB gene encoding IMP dehydrogenase, giving the protein MTDISRPFKIGLAYDDVLLVPQHSEILPHEAKLETQFTRHLKLKIPLVSAAMDTVTEAKAAIIMAQAGGIGIIHKNLSAVDQAEEVRLVKKSESGIVKDPVTVSPDATIGDVTLIMKREKFSGFPVVENGRLVGIITGRDLRFERNPKRLVREVMTQDVITCTKNTTPDEAVEILHKHRIEKLPVLDADKTLIGMYTVKDIVKSKTFPNASKDSSGRLLVGAAVGAGGDYLERAEALIKAGVDVIIVDTAHGHSQGVINAVRTLREKFAGHSFDLIAGNVATPAAVRALVEAGADAVKVGIGPGSICTTRIVAGIGVPQFTAVMDCAAEGRRLGVPVIADGGIKFSGDIVKALAGGAQTVMIGSLFAGTDEAPGELIIYQGKSYKQYRGMGSLGAMRKGSRDRYFQGDVEEGKLVPEGIEGRIPYRGTLSDTIYQLLGGIRSAMGYCGAKTIEDLHQRADFVQITSAGLRESHVHDVYITREAPNYKLD